Genomic window (Pseudomonas hydrolytica):
ACCAAGGCCCTCAAGCAGAGCGAGCTGCTGGCGTTGTACAAGCGCCAGGAAAAGGCCGGCCTGCAGGCTCGCCTCGCTGCCTTCGATCGCAAGAAGCGGGTGCAGGACTACAGCGCACGCCTGCAGCAGATGGACCTCGAAGCGACCCAGGCCTGTGGCACGCCGCTGGCGACCAGGGTGGACTGGAGCGCTTTCAACGACGACCTGCTGATGAGCGTCAGCGTGCCGCATTTCTGCGGCGAAGTGGTCAGCCAGATGGCCAGCCTTTGCGGCCGCGCCGACAGCTACAAGAGCGAGGCCAGCACCATCAAGGGCGTCGAATGCCGATTCGGTGACAGCATGAAGCTGCGCGAGCACGATGGCCAACTCTCGTTCACCACCCTCAAGGACGAACCGAATCAGGGCGATTTCATCAACGCCATTTTGCGTAATCGCTGATTGCGTCGAGCGGGTGCGCTCCCCATCCCGCGGCATGTTTCTTGCGTTGCTATGCGCACCTGCGCACACGGAACGCATCATGCTGCATGCCCCGCTGACCACCCTGCACGTGGTTTCCCTGATCCTGCAACGCTTCGCCGACCAGCCCGAACTGCAGCCGCAACTGCTGGCCGGCAGCGGCATCGGTGCGGCCGAGCTGGAGTGCCCCGATGCTCGCATCACCCGGGTGCAGGAGCTGCAGGTCTGTGCCAACGCCCTGGCCCTGCGCGCCGACATGGGGCTGGAGCTGGGGCGCAGTCTGCATGTTTCCTCCTATGGGCTGCTTGGTTACGCCGCGCTCTCGGCTGCCACCTTTGGTGACGCCTGGCGCCTGCTGCTGCAGTACCCGGCGCTGCTCGGCACATACTTCCGCCTGGAGCTGCAGGTGGAGGGCGAGCTGGCCTGGATCTGCGCGGGTGGCTATCGCGATGCCGCGACACTGGAAGTGTTCAACGTGGAAATGTGCCTGGCCTCGCTGAAACTGATCGGTGACGAGCTGCTGGGCCAGCCGCTGGCGCTGGCGCGCGCCGAATTCAGCTATGCCGAGCCGCATTACGTCGAGCGCTATGCGCAGAGCTTTCCCTGTCCGCTGCGTTTCGCGGCGCGGCGCAATGCCTTCGCCTTTCCCGCGGCGCTGCTGGAGTGCCGCCTGCCGCTGGCCGACAGCGTCACCCATGGCGACATGGTGGAACGCTG
Coding sequences:
- a CDS encoding AraC family transcriptional regulator; protein product: MLHAPLTTLHVVSLILQRFADQPELQPQLLAGSGIGAAELECPDARITRVQELQVCANALALRADMGLELGRSLHVSSYGLLGYAALSAATFGDAWRLLLQYPALLGTYFRLELQVEGELAWICAGGYRDAATLEVFNVEMCLASLKLIGDELLGQPLALARAEFSYAEPHYVERYAQSFPCPLRFAARRNAFAFPAALLECRLPLADSVTHGDMVERCRRLNAEFSSRQAWLERVRQLLAVQLAEPPGLENLAQQMHCSPRTLRRHLQELGTSYQGLLDELRFERAKALLSEEQWPVYRIAEVLGFSETASFRHAFQRWSGVPPSRFRA